AGCGAAGCGAGTGAATGGACAGAGATCAAGCGAGCCTCAGGCCTCAAAAAACCGGCCGGTGAATGGCACGAAGGGCAGGTCGAGTGTTCGGGCAACACGCTGCGCGTGTCGCTGAATGGAAACTTGCTGTACGAGGTTCAGGACGACAATCTTAAGGGCGGGCGAATCGGGTTTTACGGCAGCCAGGGGCTGGTTCGCGTCAAGGACATTCGCGTGTCCGGGGCCTCAAGGAAGCCCGCCGAAGAATTCCACGTTCCATTGCCGAGTTATTCGTTCGTATGTGAAGATGCTGGTGCTGGCGGATACGAAGCATTCCCGGATATCTGTCGCCTGAGCGACGGTCGCCTGATGTGCGTGTTCTACGCCGGCTATGGCCACATCGCTCTTCCTAATGAGCAGCTGCCTAAAGGCGGGCGCATTTCTTACTGCCTTTCAGACGACGAAGGCCAGACGTGGTCCAACGCAGCCACGCTATATGATGGACCAGATGATGACCGCGATCCTTCTATTATGCAGACGAAAAGCGGTCGACTGATTTGCAACTTCTTTTCATTGCGCAAAGGACTTCCGGGAGAGAAATATACCGGTCTGGGTTCCTGGATTATCACGTCTGATGACATGGGAACCACATGGTCTGAACCTCAGCAGATTTCCGAGTCTCAATATTGCAGTTCCCCAATCCGACAACTGACTGGCGGACGTTTAATTTTGGGGCTGTATACCGGTGCCAAAAGCGATTCGCACGGGGCGGTCGTCTTTAGTGACGACGACGGCGACACGTGGCAGCCAGAAGTGCTCATCAACAATGCTGGTGTTCGTCTGGATGCAGAAACGGACCTCATCGAACTGCGCGATGGCACGCTTTACGCCGCTCAACGGCCGCAGATGGCGTATTCCACTTCGAAAGATCGTGGAGCCACGTGGACAGTTTCGAAGCCGATGGGTTTCCCCGGCCACTGTCCCTACTTTCTACGTACAAACGATGACGTGATTGTGTTGGCATTTCGAATCCCCAATACCAGTTTGCGGTTTAGTCGCGATGAGTGTCAGTCCTGGAGTGACAATATCGTGGTGGATGGAGTTATCGGTGCCTACCCATCCATGGTCAATCTGAAGGACGGCAGCGTGCTAATTGTTTATTACGAAGAAGGCAGTGGATCCAGCATTCGTTCCAAGCGTTTCCGAATCACTGATTCCGGACTCGAATGGATCCCGCCATCACAATGAAGTCTCGTTTTGTTTTGCATTTTAACTAAGAAAAGACTCCTGCAATGAGAGAATCTAATTCTCGTATAAAGCGTGCGCGTGGATTCACGCTCATCGAACTTCTTGTCGTCATAGCGATAATCGCCATCCTGATTGCGCTGTTATTGCCAGCGGTCCAGCAGGCTCGTGAAGCCGCCCGGCGGACTCAGTGCAAGAACAACATGAAACAGATCGGACTGGCGATGCACAACTATCACGATACTCATCGCGTGTTCCCGTGCGGAGTATTTTCCGGAACGGGCCATGTTTATAAATCTGCCGGCATGCACGGCAGCGGATGGTTTCATCAAACCCTGCCACTCATCGATCAATCTGCGGTCTATCAGTCGATCTCGAATTTCTTTGCGGCCGGAGCTGCGGTTGGCGGGGACAATGAAGTTTATCGTGCTCCGGCAGCGATTCGGCAGCTGCGAGTTCCCGCCTTCATGTGCCCTTCAGACCCAAATAGTGGATCGCTGGCTGGCCCCGGCCACGCCAATGGTTTTCAGGGCAATTACTTGATGTGTATGGGGTCGGACAACCTGGGAACATACGGTGGATGGCCCTCCGCATTGCACGGCAATAGGCGGAACGGAATGTTCTATTTTCAGTCGTCCACAAGGATGAGAGATGTGACAGATGGGACAAGCAATACAACGATGGGCAGTGAATCTGTTTCACGGGGCACAGGTCTGGAGTACGGTGCTCCCGGTCAGTACTGGAACGGCTACTGGGGCGGCCCGATCTTCACCGCCGCAGAAAACCCAAACACGCCAGTCGCAGACCGTATTCACACCTGCCTGAATACAACAACACCCAAGGCACCGTGCGTCACCATCGGTGGAACGGGAACCAACGCCGGTGTCTATGCCAGAAGTATGCACACTGGCGGAGTACATATCATTCTCGCAGACGGATCGACGCGGTTTGTCTCCGAGAACATCGCGCTGTCAATCTGGCAAGGACTGGCCACGCGAGGCGGCGGCGAAGTCTTAGGCGAATACTAATGGAACCACACATTCAGCGACGCAGTTTGACCATTAAGGGAGATTCTGAATTGACCCATAGATGTGACAGCGGCGGCCATCCCGCGCACACCGATAACTTCCCTCGCCCGGTTCTCAAAGACCTTGCTGCAGTCATGCGAAGATTGATGGCGACGCTACATTTTCTTGCATTTGCCGCCCCGATGTGCACAGCTAAATTTTGCCGCCTGTCTCTCTGCTGTGTTGCGGTTAGCGCCCTGGTGGTTTCAGGTTGCGGTGGTTCGACCGGACCTGCCACGGTGTCGGTATCCGGCGTCGTAACACTGGATGGCACACCGGTTCCTTCGGGGCAGATCCTCTTCAAAGACGCCGCAGGAGTCGAGAAGACTTACGCCGGTCAGATCACTGAAGGCGAGTTTTTGTTTCCGTCCACTCCTGGGCGGAAAGATATTTCGATTTCGTCTCCTCAGGAAGTTGCAGGAAAGGCAACGGTTGCGGGCGGTATTCCAGGGGACCCAATCAGCGCCGAGAACCCGGCGACCGAAATCGTCGAATCTATTCCGGTTCAATACAACTCAGAAACGAAACTGTCTGAAGAAGTCACGCTGGACGGCGACAATGAATTTACATTTGAATTGCTAACAAAGTAACTCACAGCGTTTCACGCTGACTTGTGGCCGCGGAAATCTGTTTTGGTCCTGCGAGGGCCGGTTCCCACGAGCCAGAACCGTCCACAACAAAACGTAAATTGCTCTAGCTGGTCGCTTCGTTGCGTCTGGGATATTGGCCTGACCGCCTGCACAGACGCGGCAGCATG
This DNA window, taken from Fuerstiella marisgermanici, encodes the following:
- a CDS encoding sialidase family protein, whose product is MRFSIALLLAYSFATSSITASANDDLAIDLGQVNATADWILLDKTASLDDGTLILDGRQKISRAFYSPLEWSDVKLTAKFFVEPQPKGVLSCGFIVRAVDGSSYYYVHFDRGQAILVRHSEASEWTEIKRASGLKKPAGEWHEGQVECSGNTLRVSLNGNLLYEVQDDNLKGGRIGFYGSQGLVRVKDIRVSGASRKPAEEFHVPLPSYSFVCEDAGAGGYEAFPDICRLSDGRLMCVFYAGYGHIALPNEQLPKGGRISYCLSDDEGQTWSNAATLYDGPDDDRDPSIMQTKSGRLICNFFSLRKGLPGEKYTGLGSWIITSDDMGTTWSEPQQISESQYCSSPIRQLTGGRLILGLYTGAKSDSHGAVVFSDDDGDTWQPEVLINNAGVRLDAETDLIELRDGTLYAAQRPQMAYSTSKDRGATWTVSKPMGFPGHCPYFLRTNDDVIVLAFRIPNTSLRFSRDECQSWSDNIVVDGVIGAYPSMVNLKDGSVLIVYYEEGSGSSIRSKRFRITDSGLEWIPPSQ
- a CDS encoding DUF1559 domain-containing protein, producing MRESNSRIKRARGFTLIELLVVIAIIAILIALLLPAVQQAREAARRTQCKNNMKQIGLAMHNYHDTHRVFPCGVFSGTGHVYKSAGMHGSGWFHQTLPLIDQSAVYQSISNFFAAGAAVGGDNEVYRAPAAIRQLRVPAFMCPSDPNSGSLAGPGHANGFQGNYLMCMGSDNLGTYGGWPSALHGNRRNGMFYFQSSTRMRDVTDGTSNTTMGSESVSRGTGLEYGAPGQYWNGYWGGPIFTAAENPNTPVADRIHTCLNTTTPKAPCVTIGGTGTNAGVYARSMHTGGVHIILADGSTRFVSENIALSIWQGLATRGGGEVLGEY